The following DNA comes from Trueperaceae bacterium.
CCTGGCGGCCGCGCGGCGGCTGGGGGCCGCCTCGGCGCGCGTGCTGGGGGCGTTCGGCGGCAGGCTCGACCAGAGCCTGGCGAACCTGCTGGTGGCGGCGCGCCTGGCGACGGCCGAGCCGCCGTTCCCCGTGACGCTCCACGGCGGCGCGCACGAGGCGCGCCCCTGCGCCCCCGGGCTGACCTGCGACGCCGCCTGGCCGCCCGGCACGACGGTGAGCCTGCTGGCGCTGGGAGGCTACGCCGTCGTCACGGCGACGGGCCTCGCCTACCCGGTCGAGGACCTGCGGCTGCCCTTCGGCGTCGGCCTGGGGGTCTCGAACGTCGCGACGGGCGGCCGGGTCGTCGTGCGCTGCGCCGCCGGCGTCGTCGCCGTCATCGCCGAGCACGTCGCCGCCTAACGGGGACCCCGGACGCTCAGCCGGCGCCAGCCGACACGCTCGCGAACACGACCTCGACGCCGGGGCCGGTCAGCCTCACCTCCCCGTCGCCGAGCGCGTAGCGCTCCACGCCCTCGAGGGCCGCCACGAACGCCCTCTCCAGGCTCATCGCCGGCTCGGGGCAGGCCATGAGCGTCGCCGTGATCGGCTCGAAGTCGATCCCGCCGGAGGGCGTGAGGCCGGCGCCCGCGACGAGCTGGTTGCAGCCCACGGTGCCGGCGAGCTGGCCGGTCTCGTTGACCGCGAACGTCGCGTCCGCGCCGGGTTCGGGGCGCATCGTCTCGCCGTCGACGGTGAGGCTCACGAGCCGCCAACGGTCCGAGCCGAAGAGGTCGGCCACCGTGGCGGCGTCGCCCGCGGCGGCGGCCGTGGCGAGGAGGCACGCGAGGACGAGGGCGGGGGCCAGGCGGCGGGCGGTGCTGGGGGCGCGTGGCATGCCCGAAACTAAGCGCCGGCGTGCGGCAGGTGATTAGCGCTGCGTGTCGGGCGGGTTAGCCTGCTCTCATGGTCGACGCCGACACGATCGTCGCCACGCTGCGCGAGCTCGACCTCCCCAACGGCCACTGGGCCGTCCACGCCAGCGCCGTCATGGTCCT
Coding sequences within:
- a CDS encoding thiamine diphosphokinase translates to MSPESGPAALVLAGGEPPAAGLLAPLLEDVGPVVAADGGLRHAAALGLAPDLIVGDLDSVTEDLLRAFPDVPVERHPRAKDELDLELALAAARRLGAASARVLGAFGGRLDQSLANLLVAARLATAEPPFPVTLHGGAHEARPCAPGLTCDAAWPPGTTVSLLALGGYAVVTATGLAYPVEDLRLPFGVGLGVSNVATGGRVVVRCAAGVVAVIAEHVAA
- a CDS encoding META domain-containing protein: MPRAPSTARRLAPALVLACLLATAAAAGDAATVADLFGSDRWRLVSLTVDGETMRPEPGADATFAVNETGQLAGTVGCNQLVAGAGLTPSGGIDFEPITATLMACPEPAMSLERAFVAALEGVERYALGDGEVRLTGPGVEVVFASVSAGAG